The DNA sequence CGTTTGGCAAGTTCTTTGCGTTTGGGCTTATTGCGGATATGCTGCTGCCACTGTGCGCCATCCGCAGCAGAGCCAGTCATCACGACTTTAATTGCCCCTTTATCGTCGTCGGCGTGCTGCCAATCGGGGCGTAACTTAACGATCGCATTGTACAAGTCTACGCAAATCCGGCGGCTCATGCAGACAATCATTGCCTTACCGTCCATAATCTCTTGGCGGCGCTCGAAATGCTCTACAAGGTCTTTGGCAACTAGGGTAAGGCGTTTTTCTGCTCCCACCAAAGCTTCTAATCGCGCCCACCTGCTTTTTAATTTCTCTTTTGCTGTTAGCTCCTCGCCTTCAGTGATTTCTTCAAATTGAGTATCGATTGTGGGTTTCTCTGATTCTTGGAGTTCCAGTTTGGCGAGTCGTCCTTCGTAGAAAATGCGGACGGTTGCCCCATCTTCTACAGCGCGTTGGATGTCGTAGATGTCGATGTAGTCGCCAAAGACGGCAAGAGTGTTTTTATCTGTAGATTCGACGGGAGTACCAGTAAAACCAATAAATGAGGCATTCGGCAAGGCATCGCGGAGATATTTGGCAAAACCGTAGGAGGTGTAAGCGCGATCGCCTGCTGATTCTGGTAGGGAATCGCTATAAAGTTGATAAGGATTGGATGCTTCAGCCGCCAACAAAGAAGTTTGAGGTTTTAGGGGGTAAACTTTTCCTTTCTGCTTGGTAGGTTTAACGACTACTTTAGCTTTTAACCCGTACTGCGAACGGTGGGCTTCATCAGCAATAAAAACGATGTTGCGGCGATCGCTTAGTTGGGGATACTTTTCGTTTTCGGTACTGAATTTCTGAATTGTTGCAAATACAACACCTCCTGATGCGACACTCAGCAGTTCTTGCAAATGTTCTCGGTTTTCGGCTTGGACTGGGTTTTGACGCAATAAATCGGCGCAAGCAGCAAAGGTACTAAATAGCTGATCGTCTAAGTCGTTGCGATCGGTCAGAATTACTAGAGTAGGATTTGCCATTGCCGGATGTTGGATCATCTTTCCGGCGTAGAATGCCATTGTTAAACTCTTGCCACTGCCTTGAGTGTGCCAGACTACACCAACGCGCCGATCGCCTTGGGGTGAAGCTGCTTCTACAGTACGAGCGATCGCAGTATTGACGGCGTGGAATTGGTGATACCCAGCCATTTTTTTGATAATGCGATCGCCGTCTACTTCAAATACGATGAAGTGTCGCAGCAAGTCCAAAAATCGTGATTTGGCAAAGATACCTTTGATTAAAACTTCCAGTTCTGGAGTATTGTTGGTAGCGATTTCATTTCCGGCGATCGTCCGCCAAGGCATAAATCGTTCCCAGTCAGCAGTTAACGTGCCAACTCTAGCGGTGAGTCCGTCGGAGATAACTAAAACTTCATTGTAGGGAAACAGACAGGGGATATCTTGTTTGTAAGTTTGCAGTTGGTTAAATGCTCCCTTGATTGTGGCGTTTTCTTCTGCTGGGTTTTTTAGTTCAATAACTGCCAAGGGTAAGCCGTTGATAAAAACCACAACATCAGGGCGGCGATTTTTTCTGTCTTCGATGACAGTAAATTGGTTAGCTGCTAACCAATCGTTGTTGTCGCTGCTATCAAAGTCGATTAACTTCACCTGGTCGTGTACGATCCGGTTGTCGGCGTAGTATTCTACAGGCACGCCATCGATCAGTAATTTATGGAAGCGGCGGTTATTTTCAAACAAGCTGGGTGAATCTAAACCTACACTTACAACTTTGCGGAGCGCTTCTTCTAAGGCATCGACGGGAATGGTAGGGTTGATTTGTGCTAGGGCTGAACTGAGGCGATCTACTAATATTACATCTGCGAAGGTTTGTCGCTCGGCGTTTGGTTCATTGGGAGCAATATCTAGAGCAGAAAGAGTAGTGTAATCTAATCCTTCAAACCATTCCAGGGTCGCAGCTTCAACAATCGATTCGGTTACACCGCTCATCTAACTATCTCCAGTATTTTGTGTGCGGTTTCACTTATGGGACTGCTGAAGGTGAAGGCTGCGAACTATTACCCATGTTTTGTTGGGGCTGCATGGGCGCATTTAGTTGTCGCGATATTGCTAGAACGTTTTTACAAAAGTCCTGAGCGTTTTCGGTCTTTTTATAAAACAGAATTAGGTTTGAACAATTAGTATGAACAACAATCCAATTTCGTTTGTAGACAAAAAAGGCAACTATGAAAGCAATGCCAATTATGTAGATTAAGGTGAATATTCCTAGAGTTAGTAACCACCACATTCGACCTTCAACCAGTTCTCCTGAGTCGATATTTTGAATGCGAGTGTAAATTACTTTTTTCTCTAACTGGTAGGCAGATGTAGCATTAGATTGCAGTACATCGCCAACAATTTTCATAGTTGTCTTGCCGCTAGCTGGAATCGCAACATTTCCCCAAACTTGACCTGGATTACCGCTAATTTCTGTAATTGTTCTAGTGCTGTTTAATTGATTACTTCTCATGGTTTTGTTAATTTCAAATTAATTGATAAATTTAAGATCGAAGTTAATGTTGGCAAAACTCGTCACAGCTAGAGCGGTTCGCTAGGAATAGTTGTAGCGATCGCACTATCAAGGCTCAGTTGCTTAACGCGATGAGAAAAGACTTTGTAGAGCCGATCTAACTTCTCTACCAGCCATTGATGTTGTTCTGCCCATTTGTCTTTTGCATTCAAATTGGCTGCACGGCGTAAGTAAACTCGACAGCTTTTGACTTCCAGGTTGTTGTACCAAGTCAAAGGTTCGCCAAATTCCGCTTCAATTTCGGTTTTCTGCGACTCTAATAAAGCAAAGAAGGCTTTAGCTTCTCTTGAAATGACAACTTCAGCCCGAATCTCATTGTTGGCGTAGGATTGAGTTTCAGAATCTACAGCAGAGGCAACTATGGCAACTGCACATAAACCAAAGCCACTCCGCCCTAGTGCTATATTCATCCAGTGTTGGTATAGGGGTCTTGTTGGCTTAATTAAGGTAGCGTGAGTCAAAGCAAAATCTTGGAATGCTGCCCAATATTCATACTGAAGTTGTCTAGTTTTACTAGGATTAGATGTTTGGAGAATTTTAGTTACGCCTGTGATGCGCTTACTCCAATCGTTTGGCTGACAAACTATGTTGAACTTAGGAGCGATCGCGGAGTCGCCAATTTGCCAAAGTTCTATTTCCAACCCAAAGAAGTTAAATTCCTCATCAGTGATTTCATTCAACCAATCGAGTGCAGCACGGTGTTCTTCAGTGAATCGCTTGGCAACCCAAACAATCGTTACCGCATTCAAGCCAGCAGCATAAGTAAGCAGTTGTCCTAAATGGATATGGTCGGTACGCTCAAGTTGGTTTTCTATTAATACCCAATGGTCGGTAGCTGTGTCTTTGCACAGAATGTCAGCCCGAAAGAGTCCAACTCCTTTTTCTTGGGCTTCTACTTCTAGTTCAATGGCGATCGTGTCGCCTAAAATCTGGATGTTTTCTGTCAAAGCTAGCCAAGGCGTAAAATCTATATCTTCCCGTTCCCAGTAAGTGCGAGGATCGACTTTTTCGAGTCGTCCTAGAAGCGGCTTGTTTGTAAGAGGCATTAGGCGACATCCTCCAGAATATTTTCTGCTTCCTTCACCCGAATTTCGCCTGACATTAGTTTGGGTAGGAGGGTATCGCGGATATCGGCGAGAGTTAAAGATTCTTGTTCGTTTGACTCAATCTGAGCATCAATGGAATGGGCTAAATAATTAAACTTTTCAATAATTCCGGCAACTGGAACAATCAGTTTGAAACAGTAAATGTCATCTTTGCAAACAGAACCAAAAACAGTCCCTTCCGCCTCAAACTTCTCCCACTGCGACTGCGTAGCCTTAAGAAAGTAGTACAAAAAACTACCATGATTAGCTTTAAGACGAAGAGCAGCCAGCCCACGTCCTATGGTACAGCGTTCAACTGCAATGTTTAAGTTGCCCACCGGAGCGCGAACGCTGAAAAGAACATCAGCTTTTTCTGCATAGCGTTTGGGCGCATTACAATAAACGCGACGAGTTGGGAACCTGAAACCAAAATCACGAACACCTTGATAAAAGGGTAGCCCATCCCCTAGTTCGTTATATGTTTCGCCAGGTGGAGACTGCCCCATGACAATATGAGCAATTTCTCCAAATTCGCCCATCCTCCACCCCTTCGGAATTTCCCCTAGTGGTGAATCTTCAAACGAATCAGGGAAAAGGGCAGCAGTCGCAGCATCCATATTTACTGGCTGTCGTCCCTCCATCTTGGCGCGAACAGGATCGAAGTCTGTAAACCAGGATTTGAAGATTGCCTGGGCGATCGCCTCTAAATTCCGGTTCATCTGCTGGTTTAGCTCGATTTTGTCGTCAAGAGTACCGAGGATATGAGCGATCGCTTTTTGTTCTGGGAGAGGGGGAACTGGAACTTTAATGTTCTTAACTATTGAGCCAGAAATTTCTTTGAACGTACTGCCATTAGCATGACGTTCTAAAAGGTCTACATTTGCTTTTAGGAAGTAATAATAAAACTCTGGTACATACCCTTCTTTGAAAACTAAGCTTTTGAAACCTTGATTAGTGGTGACAGGATTTTTGGCAATCGCAACATATCCAATAGGTGCGCGACTAGAAAGCAGTACCGTATTTATAGGTAATAGTCTTGCCGAAGAACGTTGCAAACCAGCCGATGTGATGTTGCGCTCGCCCCGTGAAATGTACTTTTCTTGATGTGCCGATAAATCTTTGGGAGTGATCCAAGGAATATTCCCTTCCCAAAATTCAGGATTACTTGTATCTGGTGTTCCACCACCAACCACATCTGCAATCTCGCCTATAGGCTTTTCTTCCCAGCTAAAACCCATGCCCTAACCCCCATAGATTCTCTCGAATCTTCTGCTCCAAACGTGCTGACTCCTGAAACTGCTCCTCCAACTTCGCCGCCAGCAGCCGCACCTTCTCCTCAAATACCTCGCCGTCATCTTCGACTTCCTCCGCTCCCACATATCGCCCTGGAGTAAGCACATAACCGTGAGCGGCAATTTCATCAAGCTTTGCACTCTTACAAAAACCAGGAATATCTGCGTACTCACCCGCGCCCTTATCTCCCCGCCAAGCGTTGTAAGTTTGGGCAATCTTGGCGATGTCTTCCTCTGTCAATTCCCGATGTACTCGGTCAAGCAGTACCCCCATTTTTCGCGCATCAACAAACAGCGTTTCTCCTTTGCGATCGCGATATTTACTGTTTCTCTTATTCCGTGCCAAAAACCAAAGGCAAGCAGGAATTGCTGTGTTGTAAAATAAATTCCCTGGCAACGCCACCATGCAATCAACTAAATCCGCTTGAGCGATCGCTTTACGGATCTCGCCTTCCCCTGAAGAATTAGAACTCATCGATCCATTCGCCAACACAAAAGCCGCAATACCATTGGGGGCTAAGTGGTGGATCATGTGCTGCACCCAGGCATAGTTCGCATTACCTACAGGTGGAGTATTGTATTTCCAGCGCCCGTCTTCCAACAGGCGATCGCCTCCCCAATCACTCATATTGAATGGGGGATTAGCCATAATAAAATCAGCCTTCAAATCCTTGTGCAAGTCGTTATGGAAACTATCGGCATTTTGGGAACCGAGATTGCCATCAATCCCTCGAATCGCCAAATTCATCTTGCATAGCTTCCATGTTGTCGGGTTCGACTCTTGCCCGTAAATCGCCAAGTTGCCAATCCGTCCGCCATGCGCCTGCACGAACTTTTCCGACTGCACGAACATCCCACCCGAACCGCAGCACGGATCGTAAACGCGCCCCTTATAAGGCTCAATCATTTCTGTCATCAGTGAGACGACACAACGGGGAGTGTAAAACTGTCCGCCTCGCTTACCTTCAGCACTGGCAAACTGACCTAAGAAATATTCGTAAACCCCGCCGAGTATATCTTTTGTGCGACTTGCACTATCTCCTAGCCCAATCGTGCCAATTAAATCGATTAACTCTCCCAATAGTTGCTTATCAAGTGCAGGACGGGCATAGTCTTTGGGTAGTACGCCTTTGAGCGATGGATTCTCCTTTTCGATTTCCACCATCGCGTCGTCGATTAACTTCCCAATAGTGGGCTGTTTGGCATTATTTTGTAAGTGCGACCAACGCGCCACAGCAGGAACCCAAAAAATATTATCAGCCGTGTATTCGTCGCGATCTTCAGGATCGGCTAAGGGATCGGCAGCTATTTTTTCGTATTGTTCCGCAAAGGCATCCGATATGTACTTGAGGAAAATTAGACCAAGGGCAACGTGCTTATACTCCCCTGCGTCCATGTGACCGCGCAATTTATCCGCCGCCGCCCACAATTTCTCCTTAAAACCTAACCCTACCGTGCTTTTACTCAGCTTTGGCTCTGTACTCTTCTTGCCCACGCGATTTGCTACACTCCGCCACATCCTAGGAGGGCATCAAAAATAGCTTGCGCGATCGCCTATTTGATGCCATAATATTTTATGGTTCGAGTATAAAAACCGAAGACAGGCAGCGCCCCAGAGTATCTAACGATATTTATATCTGTGTAAAAAAATAAATCCGCAGATTCACAGTTACGATTGCTTGGCGCTTGATGTTAATCAATAAAGAGACAAAGAAACAATAGTTGAATCTGACAAGTAGCTGGGCGAACGCACTTTATCCAACTATCTTTCCAGAGCGATCGCTTACAATCTTTACCAATCGGTGAATTCTAATTGGGCGCATTTGTCGTTGCTAATCAAGCAATCAAGGGCGATGACCTCGCAACGAATGCAACTGTCTTCGATGATTGCCCAGCTTGCGGCGAAGAAGTGAAGGATCAAATAATTTAGCTCGGTTTTCGGCTTCGTTCATCTCGATTTGTGTTAAAACACTTTTCTGTGCTTTTCATAAGGGTTTGAGGATTTTGGAGTGACCAATATCGGTTTGCGTTAAAACACTTTTCTGTGCTTTTCATAAGGGTTTGAGGATTTTGGAGTGACCAATATCGGTTTGCGTTAAAACACTTTTTTGTTGGTTTTACAGGGGCTTGAGGATTTTGGAGTGACCAATATCGGTTTGCGTTAAAACACTTTTATGCCCAAAAAGGGAGATAGCGAGCATAGCGGGTAGAGGTTGATTCGGATTCGTCAGCCTTGATCAAGCCAGCTTCTTTGGTAGCTCTTATAATCAGAGAAACGGTTGCTACTTGTGAGTCACTTAGACGGGGTAATGTTCTAAACTTGTTGGTCGGCTCTAAATCACTAAACCAAATTCCTCACGATTAATGAACAGTCCAATGACGATATTGTGCATCTGTTCAGATTTAGAAAAGCAAATCGTTTTACGAGCGAGCCGTTTAATTCGAGTGCGTAGAGTTAAATGTTTGCGTTCAATGTTCTGAGTATTACGCTTGCCAATCATGTGAATAGCAGTATCGAGATGACGTTCATAAGCACCCCAACCATCACTATAAAAATGGGTAATTTCAAACGGTTCTAACAAGGCTTTCAACTTCACAAACGCTTCGTCGTGACGTGGCGCTAGTACATATGCCAACACGACACCACTATTGTGGTCAATTGCATGCCAAAGCCATCTTTGTTGCTGCTTCGATTGCACAAAACTCCACATGGAGATCGAGTTCGGCTTCAGGTTCCACCCGGCAAATCTCAATTGCGCTCTGGCTTAGGTTGAGTTGGGCAAGACGTGCTTCATTCACTGCTTTGAGGTGTCGATGCTTTTTTTTAATTCCTCAATCACAGTTGTCGGACTGATTTTCAAGACTCGTGCAGTATCCCTAATCCCACTGCCATTGATTGCCAGATCACTGATTTGTGCCTTGACTTGAGGTAAGTAACCTTGGTAAGCATAGTCCCGAACAAAGGTGCGGCGATCGCAGTTGGGATTTTGGCAAAGGTAGCGCTTCCCATCAGGTGTCTTACCGTGCTTGATGACTGCAATTGCATCATTACAGCCTGGACAATGAATCGGTTCCAGAACCATCGTTGAGTGTTTCGTGGTTGATGCTTCGATTCAAACACGAAACACTCAAAAACAACAAGTCTAGAACATTACCATATGTTGTGTAGGAAGGGTTTTTAGTCAATCGGAGCGGCGGGATTCGAACCCACGACCTCCACTACCCCAAAGTGGCGCGCTACCAAGCTGCGCTACGCCCCGTCAAGAATATTAATGTTAGCACAGTTGAGCAATAATTAAAAGATTTAGGTAATCGGTAATGGGTAATCGGTAATTGGTAATTGGTAATGGGAACTGTGGATAATATTCTTTTCAATTACCCATGACCAGTTACCAGTTACCAAATTAGAAAACCTGAATCATTTGGACTGCTTGAATTAAACTAGGAACAGCTTGAGGTGTCCAACTGCCTTCTACCCCTCGTCCTGTATGCAGAATAAAGCGTAAACTGTAAGCATGAGGATAGCCTGTTACTTCCATCCACAGTAAATCACTCTCAGCTTCACAACTAATCTTTTCTTCGTCCATTAGTTCATGTGCAATTTGAGCGATTGATTCTGCTAACTGTAGTGATAATCGACAAAAATCATTAAATTCAGCAGATGTCAGTTCAATTGCCCAGTCATCTGTACCAACTAAAGCTTGATATTGTGTAGCACTAGGGTTCCAACCAACGCGCCAATCAGTCCCACTTTTGACAACACGCTCCATATAACTTGATTATGGCATTAGTAGTCTTGCGCCTCCTGGCTGGGGCGGTAGTTCTTGTTGTGTCTCAGGGCTTGATGTTGCAGGAGTTGCTGTAGCCGAATCGCCACTAAAAACATTCACAAGCGCTTGCACTAGTGCATTTCGTTGATCGCGGTTGAGGCGTTCAATTGCAGTGCGATCGCCTGCTAGGGGATTTTGTCGCAATGTATCGTTTCCTGGATAACTTTCTTCCTGAATCCATTCGTTTGCACCGAGATAATCAGCCAAAGTCAACTTCCAATCGAGTCGATAGTTTGGCGGACGTCCTTTGACGTAAGTATGGTAGCTAATTAAGCGCCATACCAACGTGTTTTCTGGAGCGACTTTTCCAGTTTGTCGGCTAATGTACTGGTTTTCTAGTGGTAAGTCGGGTAGCTGTTGATAAACTTGTTGCCAAACATCACTTATACGGACACTTTGAGCGATCGCTGGTTGTTGCAATGCAAGTTGATTTGCGTTGTGTTGTCCTGAACCTAAAACGATTAGACACACAACTCCAAGTGCAGTGATGAATATTAGCGATCGCTTGCGTTTCACAGCTTACTCATTACTCCCCAATAATTTCTGGTTGAGTTAACTCATCAGACATTTCAATAATTGCCCGAATGACTGGCTTCATCATCGGATCGTCTATATTATCGAAATCTTCATAACGACGGCGCTTAGCACGGTTAGCTACTTGTACTGTGATCCGGTAACGATTTGAAGCTGCACCGATTAATTCTTCTGCCCGATGCATAATTTGAGTTTGGGTCGTCTCGAACTTAGAACGCTTGAGCATAGTATTTTGTGCTGGGGATCTCTCCTAGTTTATCAGCACGTTTAGAGTTACAGTCTCATCACTTTATACTACAACCTTTCTGTTGATAGATGCTAAGCAAACGTTTTCATTTTATTAATGAATTTTAACACTATCACGGTTGCAATCATGGCAGACATTATAGATACTGCAGTTAATGCCGGTACTTTCAACACTTTGGTAGAAGCGATCAAAGCTACAGACTTAGTTGATATTTTGAAAAGTCCTGGTCCTTATACTGTCTTTGCACCTACAGACGAAGCATTTAACAAGCTACCAGAAGGGGTATCGCTTGAAGCATTACTGCAAGAAAATCACAAGTTAAAGCGGATATTAACTTATCACGTTGCCTTTGGAGATGTGAGAGCTGAAGATTTAATGCAAATTGAGGAAGCCGAAACAGTTGAAGGCTCTGTAGTTGGAATCGAATCCTCTGGTGGAAAGATTAAAATTAATGATGCTAACGTTTTGCAATCTGATATTTTGGCAGACAACGGTGTGATTCATGTCATTGACGCAGTACTCGTACCAGGTTTAGTTGCTGCTGAGTAATACGAGTTGGGATGGCGGCTATTGTGTTCTAGTAAACAGCCGGAAATTGCAAATTTAGATACACTTTTGTGAGCAGATTGTAGATGAAATTTGCTCACTTTATCAAATTGACACTTTTAAAAGTCCTTCTTCTAGCAGTTGTAGTTGCAAGTTAATAAGAATTTTTACTATTAAACTATTTATCTGTTATGAAAATAAAATTAAAAATATTTACTTAAACTTAACTTAACTTAATTCCTCTTTACAAAATACAAGATTTCTTTACAATGGATTAAGGAAACAACTTTGGGTAAACATCATGGCACAAGCAGACCTAGATACCACCATTTCAGCTTTACAGGGTGGTTTAACCTCTATCCCTGCTGAAGCTGCTTTGGCTAACATTGAAAGCTGGGAAGCACAATTAAAAGACGCTGCACCTGAAATTGCTAGCGCTTTGGGTGAATTAAAAAGCCAATTATCTAGTGGTAATGCTTCTGGTATTGCGCAAGCTTTAAAGCAAGTTGGTAGCAAGACAGCTGAAGCTGCTGCAAGTGCTGGTGGAGAAGCTGGTACAAAAGCACAGCAGCTCGGTCAAATGTTAACCCAAGCTGGCAATTCTATTTCGTAAGCCTAAGAATCATCTCTAGATGTTGGGGTTTGGCATTGCCAAACCCTTTTCTATCTATACTGAGCTAAGCTCCACCAAGGATACACCCAGAGCGCTCAGGTAAGCTTAACTTGATCTGAATCGATTCACCTGCACTATGCCATTGAGCAATGCTATCTCCATATAAAACTTCGTTTGGTTGAGATTTCAAATCATGTGCGGGTACAGCTACACTTGCTGATGAAGTACCAGTATTAACAGCAACAACAACTTCTTCATCGTCCAAGATTCGTGCAAAAACATAAACAGCAGCATCTGCATAGAGAACTCGGTATGTTCCTACGCGTAACGCTGGATGAGCTTGTCGTAGTGCAATGAGTTGACGGTGGCATTCTAAAATGTCGCGTTCCCAGTGGGCTTCCAGAGGAAAACCACGACGAGAATCAGGATCTAAACCTCCAGGTAAGCCAACTTCATCGCCGTAATAGATACTAGGCGCACCAGGAAAAGTTAAAAGAAGTAGCGTTGCTAGTTTGACACTAGAAAGATCGCCATCAGCAATTGACATCAACCTTGCCGTATCGTGACTAGCAAGTAGATTTAACTGTGTCAGTTGAATTTCCCACGGGTATAGTTGCAAAAGTTGCTGCATTTTCTCTGCGTACTCAGGCGCAGATAGTGATGGATAAGCTTCGTATGAAGGACCTTTAACTTGTTGAGGAACAATGCGATCGCCTGCGGCAAAAGCGATCGTTGGTCCAGCGAATAAGTAATTCATCACGCCATCAAACTGCGTGCCATCGAGCCACTGACGCGAATCTCCCCAAACTTCGCCAACAATATAAGCTTCAGGGTTGAGTGCTTTAACGCGATCGCGAAACTCTTGCCAAAAACCAGGAGTTTTCACCTCAAACGGCACATCCAAACGCCAACCATCGATCCCAAATTTAATCCAATATTCCGCAATTTCCATAATGTACTCGCGCACTTCTGGGTTATCATGATTAAATTCTGGTAGCGCCCGAATTCCTGCCCAACAACCATAGTTTGCTGGAAAATTCTCATCATAAGGATATAAGGGCCAATCTTGGATTTTAAACCAATCGACCCAAGGGGAATGTTGACCATTCTCTAAGACATCGTGGAAAAAGAAAAAGCCGCGACTTGAATGGTTAAAGACTCCATCCAAAACAACTTTCATATTGCGATCGTGACAAGCATCTAACAGTTCTTTAAATGCGCTGTTTCCTCCTAATAAAGGATCGACTTGATAATAATCGTGCGTATGATAGCGATGGTTACTTGCTGATTGAAAGATGGGGGTGAAGTAAATGGCAGTAATCCCCAAATTCTGCAAGTAGTCTAGCTGTTCAGTCACACCCCACAAATCGCCACCTTTGTAGCCTTGGAGTGTCGGCATCTCATGCCAATCTTGCCACGAGGCGTTTTTCAATAATCGCTTGTGTGGTTCCTTGCTTTGAGCAAAACGATCTGGAAAAATTTGATAAAAAACAGCGTGCTTGACCCAATCTGGGGTTTGAATCAGCATAAATACTCCCTAGTCCTTCATAGACAGAGTACAAATACTTGCAGATTTCTGGTTCTAACCTGGGGTTGAATGTAAAGAATTTATGCAGATAAAGTTAGGGATTGTTGAGTAAACCCGTTATAACTTAACTAATGTACTTTAAGATACAGTTTTTTTGGAAAAGCGATGCTGCATACTCAATTTGGCAATTTATAATTTCATCTTTTATTAATTCTAATTAATTTTAAAAGTTTAATCGAGAAGTACCAAACCATGAAAGCTAAATTTTTTCTCTCTATTTTTTCTATAGCGCTCATGAGCTGTACTCCGCAACCTATGACATCAAATACGGAAACACTACCTTTTTCATCTCCCACAGTAACTTCTGAGCCAAGGAATCAGCATAGTATCAGCCACACCACATCTCAAATTTCTCCTTCGACCTCTGAAGCCTTGATAATTTCAGCAACGGGTATTGGACTTGCTAAATTAGGTATGACTTTTGGGCAACTGAAGCAGGTGTTAGGTTCAGATGCCGAATTTAAGGTAGAGTCACCTTTTATAGTAGACTTCGATGCGATCGCAGTGAGCAAGTTTGGAAAGGTGCAA is a window from the Gloeocapsopsis sp. IPPAS B-1203 genome containing:
- a CDS encoding restriction endonuclease subunit S; protein product: MGFSWEEKPIGEIADVVGGGTPDTSNPEFWEGNIPWITPKDLSAHQEKYISRGERNITSAGLQRSSARLLPINTVLLSSRAPIGYVAIAKNPVTTNQGFKSLVFKEGYVPEFYYYFLKANVDLLERHANGSTFKEISGSIVKNIKVPVPPLPEQKAIAHILGTLDDKIELNQQMNRNLEAIAQAIFKSWFTDFDPVRAKMEGRQPVNMDAATAALFPDSFEDSPLGEIPKGWRMGEFGEIAHIVMGQSPPGETYNELGDGLPFYQGVRDFGFRFPTRRVYCNAPKRYAEKADVLFSVRAPVGNLNIAVERCTIGRGLAALRLKANHGSFLYYFLKATQSQWEKFEAEGTVFGSVCKDDIYCFKLIVPVAGIIEKFNYLAHSIDAQIESNEQESLTLADIRDTLLPKLMSGEIRVKEAENILEDVA
- a CDS encoding type I restriction endonuclease subunit R, whose amino-acid sequence is MSGVTESIVEAATLEWFEGLDYTTLSALDIAPNEPNAERQTFADVILVDRLSSALAQINPTIPVDALEEALRKVVSVGLDSPSLFENNRRFHKLLIDGVPVEYYADNRIVHDQVKLIDFDSSDNNDWLAANQFTVIEDRKNRRPDVVVFINGLPLAVIELKNPAEENATIKGAFNQLQTYKQDIPCLFPYNEVLVISDGLTARVGTLTADWERFMPWRTIAGNEIATNNTPELEVLIKGIFAKSRFLDLLRHFIVFEVDGDRIIKKMAGYHQFHAVNTAIARTVEAASPQGDRRVGVVWHTQGSGKSLTMAFYAGKMIQHPAMANPTLVILTDRNDLDDQLFSTFAACADLLRQNPVQAENREHLQELLSVASGGVVFATIQKFSTENEKYPQLSDRRNIVFIADEAHRSQYGLKAKVVVKPTKQKGKVYPLKPQTSLLAAEASNPYQLYSDSLPESAGDRAYTSYGFAKYLRDALPNASFIGFTGTPVESTDKNTLAVFGDYIDIYDIQRAVEDGATVRIFYEGRLAKLELQESEKPTIDTQFEEITEGEELTAKEKLKSRWARLEALVGAEKRLTLVAKDLVEHFERRQEIMDGKAMIVCMSRRICVDLYNAIVKLRPDWQHADDDKGAIKVVMTGSAADGAQWQQHIRNKPKRKELAKRFKDPNDPFKLVIVRDMWLTGFDAPCLHTMYVDKPMQGHGLMQAIARVNRVFKDKPGGLVVDYLGIADQLKQALAAYTEGDRGQTGIPQEAAIAIMQEKYEIVTDLFHGFDYSLFFNGTPTERLSVMPAALNHILERSDGQQRFIKAVTDLAKAFALVVPHESALEIRDEVGFFQALKAAFAKHTVVGGKSQEDIDTAIRQIVSKAVVSDEVVDIFASAGLKNPDISILSDEFLEEVRGIPHRNLALELLKKLLNDEIKTRSRKNLVQSRSFSQMLEQTIRQYQNRSIEAAQVISELIDLAKEIRAAQKRGEDLGLTEDELAFYDALEVSDSAVQLLGDDTLQAIARELVQTIRRNVSIDWTVKESVRAKLRTSVKRLLRKYDYPPDKQEKATITVLQQAELLCKDWAA
- a CDS encoding DUF1818 family protein; the protein is MERVVKSGTDWRVGWNPSATQYQALVGTDDWAIELTSAEFNDFCRLSLQLAESIAQIAHELMDEEKISCEAESDLLWMEVTGYPHAYSLRFILHTGRGVEGSWTPQAVPSLIQAVQMIQVF
- a CDS encoding class I SAM-dependent DNA methyltransferase, which gives rise to MGKKSTEPKLSKSTVGLGFKEKLWAAADKLRGHMDAGEYKHVALGLIFLKYISDAFAEQYEKIAADPLADPEDRDEYTADNIFWVPAVARWSHLQNNAKQPTIGKLIDDAMVEIEKENPSLKGVLPKDYARPALDKQLLGELIDLIGTIGLGDSASRTKDILGGVYEYFLGQFASAEGKRGGQFYTPRCVVSLMTEMIEPYKGRVYDPCCGSGGMFVQSEKFVQAHGGRIGNLAIYGQESNPTTWKLCKMNLAIRGIDGNLGSQNADSFHNDLHKDLKADFIMANPPFNMSDWGGDRLLEDGRWKYNTPPVGNANYAWVQHMIHHLAPNGIAAFVLANGSMSSNSSGEGEIRKAIAQADLVDCMVALPGNLFYNTAIPACLWFLARNKRNSKYRDRKGETLFVDARKMGVLLDRVHRELTEEDIAKIAQTYNAWRGDKGAGEYADIPGFCKSAKLDEIAAHGYVLTPGRYVGAEEVEDDGEVFEEKVRLLAAKLEEQFQESARLEQKIRENLWGLGHGF
- a CDS encoding DUF4268 domain-containing protein, with protein sequence MPLTNKPLLGRLEKVDPRTYWEREDIDFTPWLALTENIQILGDTIAIELEVEAQEKGVGLFRADILCKDTATDHWVLIENQLERTDHIHLGQLLTYAAGLNAVTIVWVAKRFTEEHRAALDWLNEITDEEFNFFGLEIELWQIGDSAIAPKFNIVCQPNDWSKRITGVTKILQTSNPSKTRQLQYEYWAAFQDFALTHATLIKPTRPLYQHWMNIALGRSGFGLCAVAIVASAVDSETQSYANNEIRAEVVISREAKAFFALLESQKTEIEAEFGEPLTWYNNLEVKSCRVYLRRAANLNAKDKWAEQHQWLVEKLDRLYKVFSHRVKQLSLDSAIATTIPSEPL
- a CDS encoding DNA-directed RNA polymerase subunit omega; amino-acid sequence: MLKRSKFETTQTQIMHRAEELIGAASNRYRITVQVANRAKRRRYEDFDNIDDPMMKPVIRAIIEMSDELTQPEIIGE
- a CDS encoding IS1-like element transposase — protein: MVLEPIHCPGCNDAIAVIKHGKTPDGKRYLCQNPNCDRRTFVRDYAYQGYLPQVKAQISDLAINGSGIRDTARVLKISPTTVIEELKKSIDTSKQ
- a CDS encoding IS1 family transposase, with amino-acid sequence MQSKQQQRWLWHAIDHNSGVVLAYVLAPRHDEAFVKLKALLEPFEITHFYSDGWGAYERHLDTAIHMIGKRNTQNIERKHLTLRTRIKRLARKTICFSKSEQMHNIVIGLFINREEFGLVI